The sequence CGCTTTCGATTTTCATCCGGGACATGTCAAACGTTCACCTGTCTGGATGCAAAAAACGGGCTTGGAATGGGTCTATCGCATGCTCCAGGATCGCCGGTTGATTAAGCGCTATTTGATGACCAATCCGGTATTTTTGGCGTTGTTTTTAAGAGATTTCATCAACGCAAAGATTAGGAATTTTTCTACTTAAATCCTGCAAACAAGCACTGAGAAAGTCAAAATAAACTTAAATCAATAATAGTATTTATTCATATCCAGCAATTGAGTAGTCATGATTATGATGAACCATCACGCCGCAAGCCAATCCCGCGAAATTAGTGTCCGCCAGTATTCAGGAAAAAGTCCATGTCAGCGTCAGCAAGGTTTAACCAGTCAGTCTGGCTAATCCGGTGATCAAATTTTTAAAGAGTATTGGTTTCCCTCTGTGTCAGGCCGGAACGAGGATTGGCAAGCCAAAGTCCGCTTCAATCCCGTTAAACCGACGGATAATGCGATAAAAAATATCCGACACTACCGTTCATAAATTTTTCAACTCATTCGACAGCTACGGTGGCATTTACCGAAGTAGGATTTTTGCTAGTCCATCCCCAACTGAGGTCGTAGGTTCAAACCCGAATTCTGATCTAGCGCGTTGCTGAGAGTATTCTGGGCCTCCTAACAAAAGAGACCCATAGACATGATCCGACGAGTATGACTTCCAATGTGGCAGCATTCCTGTCGCACCTAAGTTACGGTTAATCCAACGCAGTTCCTGAGCAACCCGTACGACACGGACGGGCACCGGCACGAGCTTCGGAACGTGGATTTTAATTTCCGCTGAAGCAGAAACGATGGCTTGAAGGCTGGTGAGTGACGGACCAGCAATATTGGCAGTACATGAACCTGTGATATTTGACGTGCCCGCTCTAATGATAGCCTCGATCAAGTCGTCGATATACACGAGCGAGAAGCGACGTGGAGTGCGACCAGCGGTGAACACATAGTTGCTGCCAAGCATTGACGTCACGAGTCCAGTAAATCCGCATATATCGCCGGGACCGTATACCTGACAAGGGCGGAGTATCACGTAGCAAAAGTCACCCGGAGCGCCACGGGTAATTTCGAGTTCTGCAGCGGCCTTGCTTTGACCGTAGCTGTCATCGCCTCCCAGCGGGCAATCTTCATCAATCAATGTCTTGAGTGGAGGCGAATAAGCGCAGACAGAACTAAGGAAAACCAACCGTTTTACTCCGTTTACCAGGCAAGCCTGTAGCAGCGTTCGAGTGCCGTCGCGGTTAATGTGCCATTGTGCTGAATGCCCGCCCTTGCCGGGAACGATTGCGGCAAGATGGTAGACCACCGAGACTCCTCGAAGCGCTGCCGTTATCGATTGTTTAACGGTAATATCGCCGCGGAACCACTGTACGCCTTGAATTTTCAGAATATTCGTGCCGCCTCGCGTTAAAGCATTTACCTGTTGCCCATCAGCGGCCAGCCTGCGAATCAAGTGGCTGCCGACAAATCCCGTTGCACCTGTTACCAGTGATACTTCCACAAACTTAGCCGTTAGCCCGGATAGCGTTTCGGATAGCGTATATTGCACCTTTAGGGTATCGTAGAATCAGACGGACGTTGTAGATAAGTTCGCTAATGGATATAAGCGATCTGAGCGCAAAAATGATGAGACGCTTGCGTAGATAGGCACGGTAAATCGATTGAATGATTTCGGGGTCGAAATCGGCAGTCTTGACCTGATTGTATTCAGTTTCAATTGTCCCATTATGCAAGCCTTGTGCGGCAATTTCATGGTAAACATCGGTGCCGGGAATAGGTATCAATGGCTGTAACATCGGCACAACGCCGAACCGCCAATAGCGGTCCAG comes from Methylicorpusculum oleiharenae and encodes:
- a CDS encoding NAD-dependent epimerase/dehydratase family protein, which produces MEVSLVTGATGFVGSHLIRRLAADGQQVNALTRGGTNILKIQGVQWFRGDITVKQSITAALRGVSVVYHLAAIVPGKGGHSAQWHINRDGTRTLLQACLVNGVKRLVFLSSVCAYSPPLKTLIDEDCPLGGDDSYGQSKAAAELEITRGAPGDFCYVILRPCQVYGPGDICGFTGLVTSMLGSNYVFTAGRTPRRFSLVYIDDLIEAIIRAGTSNITGSCTANIAGPSLTSLQAIVSASAEIKIHVPKLVPVPVRVVRVAQELRWINRNLGATGMLPHWKSYSSDHVYGSLLLGGPEYSQQRARSEFGFEPTTSVGDGLAKILLR
- a CDS encoding WecB/TagA/CpsF family glycosyltransferase, with translation MAAHLARVNVLVQVGVGAAFDFHPGHVKRSPVWMQKTGLEWVYRMLQDRRLIKRYLMTNPVFLALFLRDFINAKIRNFST